The Lemur catta isolate mLemCat1 chromosome X, mLemCat1.pri, whole genome shotgun sequence genome has a window encoding:
- the LOC123628523 gene encoding uncharacterized protein LOC123628523 isoform X1, whose amino-acid sequence MVLDLKDAFFSLRLFAVLLLDPPRIRFLKTASLKLATLLPDDEPSEPLHDCLEVLESLANLRTDLMDQPWPDPDEKLSTDGSSYMSEGVSTHLGGTRLTELLHRDYYLPRLHQMAQQVTTRCHICAQVNSASFQVQPGDLVWVKELQPASLEAKWTGPLPGILATPTAVKVAGKRHWIHHTHVRKASPDQLPERWTVQATEDPLKIRIPKDSSGSS is encoded by the exons ATGGTGCTGGACCTGAAGGACGCCTTCTTCTCACTTCGTCTATTCGCA GTGCTGTTGCTAGACCCCCCCAGAATCCGGTTCCTAAAAACAGCCTCCCTCAAGCTTGCCACCCTACTCCCAGATGATGAGCCGTCGGAGCCACTCCATGACTGTCTTGAAGTGCTCGAGTCTCTTGCCAACCTAAGGACAGATCTTATGGATCAACCGTGGCCAGATCCTGACGAGAAGCTATCCACAGATGGGAGCAGCTATATGTCTGAGGGAGTCAG CACACACCTTGGCGGCACCAGGTTGACTGAACTTCTCCACAGGGACTACTACCTTCCTCGGCTACATCAGATGGCCCAGCAGGTAACAACGAGATGCCACATCTGTGCACAAGTCAACTCAG CTTCATTTCAGGTGCAGCCTGGAGACCTCGTCTGGGTAAAGGAACTTCAACCTGCTAGCCTGGAAGCCAAGTGGACTGGACCGCTGCCTGGGATCCTTGCCACTCCTACTGCGGTGAAAGTCGCGGGAAAGCGCCACTGGATTCACCACACCCACGTCAGAAAGGCTTCCCCGGACCAGCTTCCAGAGAGATGGACCGTCCAGGCTACCGAGGACCCACTAAAGATAAGAATTCCCAAAGACTCCTCTGGTTCCTCCTAA
- the LOC123628523 gene encoding uncharacterized protein LOC123628523 isoform X2, with protein sequence MVLDLKDAFFSLRLFAVLLLDPPRIRFLKTASLKLATLLPDDEPSEPLHDCLEVLESLANLRTDLMDQPWPDPDEKLSTDGSSYMSEGVRDYYLPRLHQMAQQVTTRCHICAQVNSASFQVQPGDLVWVKELQPASLEAKWTGPLPGILATPTAVKVAGKRHWIHHTHVRKASPDQLPERWTVQATEDPLKIRIPKDSSGSS encoded by the exons ATGGTGCTGGACCTGAAGGACGCCTTCTTCTCACTTCGTCTATTCGCA GTGCTGTTGCTAGACCCCCCCAGAATCCGGTTCCTAAAAACAGCCTCCCTCAAGCTTGCCACCCTACTCCCAGATGATGAGCCGTCGGAGCCACTCCATGACTGTCTTGAAGTGCTCGAGTCTCTTGCCAACCTAAGGACAGATCTTATGGATCAACCGTGGCCAGATCCTGACGAGAAGCTATCCACAGATGGGAGCAGCTATATGTCTGAGGGAGTCAG GGACTACTACCTTCCTCGGCTACATCAGATGGCCCAGCAGGTAACAACGAGATGCCACATCTGTGCACAAGTCAACTCAG CTTCATTTCAGGTGCAGCCTGGAGACCTCGTCTGGGTAAAGGAACTTCAACCTGCTAGCCTGGAAGCCAAGTGGACTGGACCGCTGCCTGGGATCCTTGCCACTCCTACTGCGGTGAAAGTCGCGGGAAAGCGCCACTGGATTCACCACACCCACGTCAGAAAGGCTTCCCCGGACCAGCTTCCAGAGAGATGGACCGTCCAGGCTACCGAGGACCCACTAAAGATAAGAATTCCCAAAGACTCCTCTGGTTCCTCCTAA